A stretch of the Sphingomonas sp. CL5.1 genome encodes the following:
- the tet(G) gene encoding tetracycline efflux MFS transporter Tet(G), protein MRSSAIIALLIVSLDAMGLGLIMPVLPTLLRELVPAEQVAGHYGALLSLYALMQVVFAPVLGKFSDAYGRRPVLLASLAGAAVDYTIMASAPVLWVLYIGRLVSGVTGATGAVAASTIADSTGEGSRARWFGYMGACYGAGMIAGPALGGMLGGISAHAPFIAAALLNGFAFLLACIFLRETRRGDGETGKPVRIKPFVLFRLDDALRGLAALFAVFFIIQLIGQVPAALWVIYGEDRFQWNTTTVGLSLAAFGATHAIFQAFVTGPLSSRLGERRTLLFGMAADATGFILLAFATQGWMVFPILLLLAAGGVGMPALQAMLSNNVSSNKQGALQGTLTSLTNLSSIAGPLGFTALYSATVGAWNGWVWIVGAILYLICLPILRRPFATSL, encoded by the coding sequence GTGCGCAGCTCTGCCATTATCGCCCTGCTGATCGTCAGTCTCGACGCCATGGGACTCGGCCTCATCATGCCGGTCCTTCCGACGCTTCTGCGCGAGCTTGTGCCGGCGGAGCAGGTCGCTGGTCACTATGGTGCCTTGCTGTCACTCTATGCGTTGATGCAGGTCGTCTTCGCGCCCGTGCTTGGAAAATTTTCAGATGCTTACGGCCGGCGTCCAGTGCTTCTGGCTTCTCTTGCGGGGGCCGCAGTCGATTACACGATTATGGCATCAGCGCCGGTCTTATGGGTTCTCTATATCGGCCGACTCGTTTCTGGCGTCACGGGAGCAACCGGGGCCGTAGCTGCCTCAACCATTGCCGATTCGACGGGGGAAGGTTCTCGCGCACGCTGGTTCGGCTACATGGGGGCCTGTTATGGAGCAGGCATGATTGCCGGGCCAGCACTTGGTGGCATGCTCGGTGGTATTTCTGCCCATGCTCCGTTTATCGCCGCTGCCCTTCTCAACGGCTTCGCGTTCCTGCTAGCCTGCATTTTCCTCAGGGAGACTCGTCGCGGCGATGGCGAGACCGGAAAGCCGGTTCGCATCAAACCATTCGTTCTGTTCCGGTTGGATGATGCATTGCGCGGGCTAGCGGCCCTTTTCGCAGTTTTCTTCATTATTCAACTGATCGGCCAGGTCCCTGCGGCCCTATGGGTCATATATGGCGAGGATCGTTTTCAGTGGAACACCACGACCGTTGGCTTGTCGCTCGCGGCGTTTGGAGCAACACACGCGATTTTTCAGGCGTTTGTTACCGGCCCTCTTTCAAGCCGGCTTGGAGAACGGCGCACGCTACTCTTTGGCATGGCTGCGGATGCGACTGGCTTCATTCTTCTGGCTTTTGCCACGCAGGGATGGATGGTGTTCCCGATTTTGTTGCTGCTTGCCGCCGGAGGTGTTGGCATGCCGGCCTTGCAGGCAATGCTTTCAAATAATGTCAGCAGTAACAAGCAAGGAGCTTTACAGGGAACGCTTACAAGCCTCACCAATCTAAGCTCTATCGCGGGACCGCTTGGCTTCACGGCACTCTATTCTGCCACCGTAGGAGCATGGAACGGTTGGGTTTGGATTGTCGGCGCGATCCTCTATCTAATATGTCTGCCAATACTACGCAGACCTTTCGCAACTTCATTGTGA
- a CDS encoding LysR family transcriptional regulator produces the protein MMTLVHTLAVAEYLSFRHAANALGVAQSSVSARVKALEEDLGILLFERHARGVRLTEAGRHFVERIAAGVDLLDHAIKTAGMAAAGESGRLRIGIHALIPRSFLAKLIGRYRKDHPGVEVEITEGPAREAVVQLRAGRLDVAFVAGTPQLPDCHSRRTWTEPLLAVLPERHPLAKRSAVTWPDLAGETFLVRRGGTGPQVHSHIVLRHAEHWPAPSILRFDVGRGTLLSLVGQGFGITIVSAATALLPSTGIVFLPFADEPEPVAFSAVWSPSNRSTALRNLLSLANDMGRQVCTNSVLPRIARA, from the coding sequence ATGATGACCTTAGTTCACACTCTCGCCGTCGCCGAATATCTGAGCTTCCGCCACGCCGCCAATGCGCTCGGCGTGGCGCAATCCAGCGTCAGTGCGCGCGTGAAGGCACTGGAGGAAGACCTTGGCATCCTCCTGTTCGAGCGCCATGCACGAGGTGTCCGACTGACCGAGGCCGGCCGCCACTTCGTCGAGCGGATCGCGGCCGGTGTCGATCTATTGGACCATGCGATTAAGACCGCTGGCATGGCGGCAGCCGGAGAAAGCGGCCGGCTTCGCATCGGAATCCATGCCCTAATCCCCCGCAGCTTCCTAGCAAAGCTGATCGGCCGATACCGCAAGGATCACCCCGGCGTTGAAGTCGAAATCACCGAAGGCCCAGCCCGTGAAGCGGTGGTGCAGCTTCGCGCCGGCAGGTTGGACGTGGCGTTCGTCGCGGGCACGCCCCAACTACCCGACTGCCATTCCCGTCGCACATGGACCGAACCGCTCTTGGCGGTGCTACCGGAACGACATCCGCTCGCCAAGCGGTCAGCCGTCACATGGCCCGATCTGGCAGGCGAGACGTTTCTTGTCCGGCGTGGCGGCACTGGGCCGCAGGTTCATAGCCATATCGTGCTACGCCACGCCGAGCACTGGCCTGCGCCGTCGATCCTGCGCTTCGACGTGGGGCGTGGCACCCTTTTGTCCTTGGTCGGACAGGGCTTCGGCATCACCATCGTCAGTGCGGCCACGGCGCTGTTGCCGTCAACCGGCATTGTCTTCTTGCCCTTCGCCGACGAGCCGGAGCCGGTCGCCTTCTCGGCTGTCTGGTCGCCGTCCAACCGCAGCACGGCGCTTCGCAACCTGCTCAGCCTCGCCAACGACATGGGCCGGCAGGTCTGCACGAATTCGGTACTGCCACGGATAGCGAGGGCGTGA
- the fabF gene encoding beta-ketoacyl-ACP synthase II, which yields MRRIVVTGMGLVGPLGSGIETSWKRLLDGKSGIRSLPDEISNDLPVKIGGIVPSLTEDSEAGFDPDLIVDTKDQRKMDRFILFALAAAKEALETAGWHPTSDYERERTATVIASGIGGFPAIASAVRTTDTRGARRLSPFTVPSFLANLAAGQVTIRHGFTGPIGTPVTACAASVQAVGDAARLIRSNEADIALCGGAEACIDKVSLGAFAAARALSTGYNTTPELASRPFDAGRDGFVMSEGAGLIVIEELEHALARGAKPIAELVGYGTTADAHHMTAGPEDGRGAARAMKIALQSAGLKPDDIQHLNAHSTSTPVGDRGEIAAIKSVFGNHDVAVSATKSATGHLLGAAGGIEAIFTILALRDQIAPPTRNLANPDPAVAGIDLVHQSSRPIVMEHAISNGFGFGGVNASVAFRRWQ from the coding sequence ATGCGCCGAATTGTTGTAACCGGCATGGGTTTAGTTGGCCCTCTTGGTTCTGGCATCGAAACAAGCTGGAAAAGACTTCTCGACGGGAAATCGGGAATCAGGAGTTTGCCCGATGAAATTTCCAACGATCTACCGGTGAAAATCGGCGGAATCGTTCCTAGCCTGACTGAAGATTCCGAAGCCGGTTTTGATCCCGACTTGATCGTTGACACAAAGGATCAACGAAAAATGGATCGCTTCATTCTGTTTGCACTTGCGGCCGCGAAGGAGGCTCTTGAAACGGCGGGATGGCATCCCACCAGCGACTACGAACGTGAGCGCACGGCGACAGTTATCGCCTCTGGTATAGGCGGGTTTCCTGCTATCGCTTCGGCAGTTCGCACAACGGATACACGGGGAGCACGGAGGCTCTCACCGTTTACCGTGCCATCGTTTCTTGCCAACCTCGCGGCAGGACAGGTTACCATCAGGCATGGATTTACAGGTCCTATTGGCACGCCTGTAACCGCCTGCGCCGCTAGCGTTCAGGCCGTCGGCGACGCCGCGCGGTTGATACGCTCCAACGAGGCCGACATCGCTCTGTGCGGCGGGGCAGAGGCATGCATTGACAAGGTTAGTCTCGGGGCATTTGCTGCCGCGCGAGCACTATCCACCGGCTACAATACTACCCCGGAACTGGCGTCGAGGCCGTTCGACGCCGGGCGCGATGGTTTCGTAATGTCCGAAGGGGCGGGTCTGATCGTCATAGAGGAATTGGAACATGCCCTCGCTCGGGGTGCCAAGCCCATAGCCGAATTGGTAGGATACGGCACTACCGCTGATGCACACCATATGACTGCCGGTCCAGAGGACGGTCGAGGTGCGGCCCGTGCGATGAAAATCGCGCTCCAGAGTGCCGGGTTGAAGCCAGACGATATTCAGCATTTGAACGCTCATTCGACCTCCACCCCCGTAGGGGATCGTGGAGAAATAGCGGCGATAAAATCCGTTTTTGGCAATCATGACGTGGCGGTAAGCGCCACGAAATCGGCGACCGGACACTTACTTGGTGCCGCAGGCGGCATTGAGGCGATTTTCACGATACTCGCCCTACGGGATCAAATCGCTCCCCCAACGAGAAATTTAGCAAACCCCGATCCTGCGGTCGCAGGTATCGACCTCGTTCATCAATCTTCACGTCCTATTGTCATGGAACATGCCATTTCCAACGGATTCGGCTTTGGCGGCGTTAATGCAAGTGTCGCTTTCCGGCGATGGCAGTAA
- a CDS encoding helix-turn-helix domain-containing protein, producing MQRTSFLSSECPAARALESVGDWWSILILRDAFQGLSKFDEFEKNLGISANILARRLKHLTAEGLFERRRYNDHPPRFEYVLTDKGRDFYPVAIALFAWGNRNLAPNEIAMRLGDKKTGWERTAVIIDANTGEAITPENTVLLAGPAATEETMRVINRVKQISSEKETE from the coding sequence ATGCAACGAACAAGCTTTCTGTCATCCGAATGTCCCGCAGCCCGAGCGCTGGAAAGCGTCGGTGACTGGTGGAGCATCTTGATCCTGCGAGACGCCTTCCAAGGGTTGAGCAAATTCGATGAATTCGAGAAAAACCTCGGAATTTCCGCGAACATTTTGGCGAGGCGATTGAAGCATCTCACGGCGGAAGGACTGTTTGAAAGGCGACGATACAATGATCATCCGCCTCGATTTGAATACGTCCTTACCGACAAGGGGCGAGATTTTTATCCGGTAGCGATCGCCCTGTTCGCATGGGGAAACCGGAACCTCGCGCCCAATGAAATAGCCATGCGCCTTGGAGACAAGAAAACCGGATGGGAGAGGACCGCCGTTATCATCGACGCGAATACAGGAGAAGCAATCACTCCTGAAAACACCGTTCTTCTGGCAGGCCCCGCCGCAACAGAGGAAACGATGCGCGTCATAAATCGCGTGAAGCAAATAAGCTCAGAAAAAGAAACGGAATAA
- a CDS encoding conjugal transfer protein TraG — translation MRGGRILWGQIAVVFTIVLVMVWAATQWTAFRLGFQPQLGAPWFELAGWPVYYAPAFFWWWFSFDAYAPAIFVEGGIIAVSGGFLAIAAAIFMSIIRGREARNVATYGSARWAEDKEIRAAGLLGPDGVVLGRLTQDYLRHDGPEHVLCFAPTRSGKGVGLVVPTLLTWPASAIVHDIKGENWTLTAGFRAKHGRVLLFDPTNAGSSAYNPLLEVRQGEWEVRDVQNIADILVDPEGSLDKRNHWEKTSHSLLVGAILHVLYAEKDKTLAGVANFLSDPRRPVEATLRAMMDTPHLGEAGVHPVIASSARELLNKSENERSGVLSTAMSFLGLYRDPVVARVTARCDWRIADLVGSRQPVTLYLVVPPSDINRTKPLIRLILNQIGRRLTEELTTSGKRHRLLLMLDEFPALGRLDFFESALAFMAGYGIKGFLIAQSLNQIERAYGPNNAILDNCHVRVSFATNDERTAKRVSDALGTATELRDSTNYAGHRLAPWLGHLMVSRQETARPLLTPGEIMQLPPTDEIVMVAGTPPIRATKARYFEDARFQERILTPPDLVAAPLAPSPSADDWSGRVVAAESRSAPAAADGNEGDPANAGIRREPELPEHEEVVAPPPSPEQEFEFLDDEPDVDAAKARAMRQRMRMVARQVALNPDDGIEL, via the coding sequence TTGCGCGGAGGACGAATCCTTTGGGGTCAAATCGCTGTCGTCTTCACCATCGTTCTGGTGATGGTGTGGGCAGCGACGCAATGGACGGCGTTCCGCCTCGGCTTCCAGCCGCAGCTTGGAGCACCGTGGTTCGAGCTGGCGGGCTGGCCGGTCTATTATGCGCCGGCCTTCTTCTGGTGGTGGTTTTCGTTCGACGCCTATGCACCCGCGATCTTCGTCGAGGGCGGCATCATCGCGGTATCTGGCGGCTTCCTCGCCATCGCGGCCGCCATCTTCATGTCGATCATCCGGGGGCGGGAAGCGCGCAACGTCGCCACATATGGATCGGCGCGATGGGCCGAGGACAAGGAAATCCGCGCGGCGGGGTTGCTCGGCCCCGATGGCGTGGTCCTCGGCCGTCTTACCCAAGACTATCTGCGCCATGACGGTCCCGAGCATGTCCTATGCTTCGCCCCGACCCGGAGCGGCAAAGGCGTCGGATTGGTGGTGCCGACGCTGCTGACATGGCCCGCATCCGCCATCGTCCACGACATAAAAGGAGAAAACTGGACGCTGACAGCCGGCTTCCGGGCGAAGCACGGCCGCGTCCTGCTGTTCGATCCGACCAATGCCGGATCGTCCGCCTACAATCCGCTGCTGGAGGTCCGGCAAGGGGAATGGGAAGTCCGCGACGTTCAGAATATCGCGGATATTCTGGTCGATCCCGAAGGCAGCCTCGACAAGCGCAACCATTGGGAAAAGACTTCCCATTCGCTTCTGGTCGGCGCGATCCTGCATGTTCTCTATGCGGAGAAGGATAAGACCTTGGCGGGCGTCGCCAACTTCCTGTCCGATCCCCGCCGCCCGGTCGAGGCGACCTTGCGCGCCATGATGGACACGCCGCATCTCGGCGAGGCTGGCGTTCATCCCGTCATCGCGTCGTCGGCCCGCGAGCTGCTGAACAAGAGCGAGAACGAACGCAGCGGCGTCCTTTCCACAGCTATGTCCTTTCTCGGCCTCTACCGCGATCCCGTGGTGGCGCGGGTGACGGCGCGGTGCGACTGGCGCATTGCCGATCTGGTCGGCAGCCGCCAGCCGGTCACGCTTTATCTGGTCGTGCCGCCGTCCGACATAAACCGCACTAAGCCGCTCATCCGCCTGATCCTCAACCAGATCGGCAGGCGGTTGACCGAGGAATTGACCACCTCCGGCAAACGCCATCGCCTGCTGTTGATGCTGGACGAGTTTCCGGCGCTCGGCCGGCTCGACTTTTTTGAATCGGCGCTCGCCTTCATGGCGGGGTATGGAATCAAAGGCTTCCTGATCGCGCAGAGTCTCAACCAGATCGAGCGCGCCTATGGGCCGAACAATGCCATTCTCGACAACTGCCATGTGCGCGTCAGCTTCGCCACGAACGATGAAAGGACGGCCAAGCGCGTTTCAGACGCATTGGGCACCGCGACCGAGCTGCGCGACTCCACCAACTACGCAGGGCACCGCCTAGCCCCGTGGTTAGGTCACTTGATGGTGTCACGGCAGGAGACGGCCCGGCCGCTGCTCACGCCCGGCGAAATCATGCAACTTCCGCCCACCGACGAAATCGTGATGGTCGCTGGCACGCCGCCGATCCGCGCGACCAAGGCCCGCTATTTCGAGGATGCGCGGTTTCAGGAACGCATCCTGACCCCGCCCGATCTGGTCGCCGCTCCGCTGGCGCCCAGCCCATCCGCCGATGATTGGTCCGGCCGCGTGGTCGCGGCGGAAAGCCGTTCCGCTCCGGCTGCCGCAGACGGGAACGAGGGTGATCCAGCCAACGCCGGCATCCGCCGCGAGCCGGAATTGCCCGAGCATGAGGAAGTCGTCGCCCCGCCGCCGTCGCCCGAGCAGGAGTTCGAGTTTCTGGACGACGAGCCGGACGTTGACGCGGCCAAGGCCCGCGCCATGCGCCAGCGCATGAGGATGGTCGCGCGGCAGGTGGCGCTGAACCCCGATGATGGAATCGAGCTTTGA
- a CDS encoding CopG family transcriptional regulator has translation MTTRTRLNIYFDPALIPQIEAMALRRSVALRRNVSKSAIVEAAVMSYLSGDADDQLEAAMSRRLDKLGRQIDTLDLDLAVLGETVAQFIHFWMTITPPLTGAAQSAARAKGAERFEGFMQNLGRRLATGDRFLKELSRDLDSLPDDPLPDKFESNGDQE, from the coding sequence ATGACCACACGCACCCGCCTGAATATCTATTTCGACCCCGCGCTCATTCCGCAGATCGAGGCGATGGCGCTGCGCCGCTCGGTGGCATTGCGCCGCAATGTCTCAAAATCCGCAATCGTGGAGGCGGCGGTCATGTCCTATCTGTCCGGCGATGCCGACGACCAGCTTGAAGCCGCCATGTCGCGCCGACTGGATAAGCTCGGCCGCCAGATCGACACGCTCGACCTAGATCTCGCCGTCCTCGGCGAGACGGTCGCGCAGTTCATCCATTTCTGGATGACCATCACGCCGCCGCTTACGGGAGCCGCGCAATCCGCAGCCCGTGCAAAGGGTGCGGAGCGGTTCGAGGGCTTCATGCAGAATCTCGGCCGACGTCTGGCGACCGGCGACAGGTTCCTCAAAGAGCTGTCGCGCGACCTCGACTCACTTCCCGACGATCCGTTGCCGGATAAATTCGAGAGCAACGGCGATCAAGAATAA
- the trbB gene encoding P-type conjugative transfer ATPase TrbB, which produces MTTNHHRQEAIQRGARMLRTALGPAIARLLEDPAVVEVMLNPDGRLWADRLSEGLSDTGERLSAADGERIVRLVAHHVGAEVHARSPRVSAELPESGERFEGLLPPVVAAPAFAIRKPAVAVFTLDDYVAAGIMSAEQAETLREAVAARANILVAGGTSTGKTTLTNALLAEVAKTQDRVVIIEDTRELQCAAPNLVPMRTKDGVATLSDLVRSSLRLRPDRIPIGEVRGAEALDLLKAWGTGHPGGIGTIHAGTGIGALRRLEQLIQEAVVTVPRALIAETIDLVAVLSGRGSARRLAELARVEGLGPDGDYRINPAIQTSTGESS; this is translated from the coding sequence ATGACCACCAACCACCACAGACAGGAAGCGATCCAGCGCGGCGCGCGCATGTTGCGCACCGCGCTCGGCCCCGCCATTGCCCGGTTGCTCGAAGACCCGGCCGTAGTCGAGGTGATGTTGAACCCGGACGGTCGCCTTTGGGCGGATCGGCTGTCTGAAGGGCTTTCCGATACGGGTGAACGGCTGTCTGCCGCCGATGGCGAACGTATCGTGCGGCTGGTCGCGCATCATGTCGGCGCAGAGGTTCATGCCCGCAGCCCGCGCGTCTCGGCCGAGCTGCCCGAGAGCGGCGAGCGGTTCGAGGGCCTGCTGCCGCCGGTAGTCGCCGCGCCGGCCTTCGCCATCCGCAAACCCGCCGTCGCGGTGTTCACGCTCGACGACTATGTGGCGGCGGGCATCATGTCCGCCGAGCAGGCGGAAACGCTGCGCGAAGCCGTCGCAGCCCGCGCCAATATCTTGGTGGCAGGCGGCACCAGCACCGGCAAGACCACGCTGACCAACGCGCTGCTCGCCGAGGTGGCAAAGACGCAGGATCGCGTCGTCATCATCGAGGACACGCGCGAGCTGCAATGCGCCGCGCCGAACCTTGTCCCCATGCGGACGAAAGACGGCGTGGCGACGCTTTCCGATCTGGTCCGTTCCTCGCTGCGCCTGCGCCCCGACCGTATTCCCATTGGCGAGGTGCGCGGTGCCGAAGCCCTCGACCTTCTGAAAGCGTGGGGCACCGGCCATCCGGGCGGGATCGGCACCATCCATGCCGGCACCGGCATCGGCGCGCTCCGTCGCCTTGAACAGCTCATTCAAGAGGCTGTCGTCACCGTCCCGCGCGCTCTCATCGCCGAGACTATCGACCTTGTTGCCGTCCTTTCCGGGCGCGGTTCCGCGCGCCGGCTGGCCGAGCTTGCCCGCGTCGAGGGGCTGGGGCCGGACGGCGACTACCGCATCAACCCCGCAATCCAGACCAGCACAGGAGAATCTTCATGA
- a CDS encoding TrbC/VirB2 family protein translates to MIRTLTRGYRFAATAASTLAISLMLAPAAHASGSSMPWEQPLQQILQSIEGPVAKIIAVIIIIVTGLTLAFGDTSGGFRRLIQIVFGLSIAFAASSFFLSFFSFGGGALV, encoded by the coding sequence ATGATCCGCACGCTCACGCGCGGCTATCGCTTCGCCGCGACCGCCGCATCCACCCTTGCCATCAGCCTCATGCTCGCCCCGGCCGCCCATGCGTCCGGTTCGTCGATGCCATGGGAACAGCCCTTGCAGCAAATCCTCCAGTCCATTGAGGGGCCGGTCGCCAAGATCATCGCCGTCATCATCATCATCGTGACGGGCCTGACCCTCGCGTTCGGCGATACCAGCGGCGGCTTCCGTCGCCTGATCCAGATCGTGTTCGGCCTGTCCATCGCGTTCGCCGCATCGAGCTTCTTCCTGTCTTTCTTCTCATTCGGCGGCGGGGCGCTCGTTTGA
- a CDS encoding VirB3 family type IV secretion system protein yields MAGGLEQLDAVPGFSIPVHRALTEHILLGGAPRSIAIMNGTLAGAVGLGLRLWLVGIAIWAIGHFAAVWAAKRDPQFVEVGRRHLRIPGHLAV; encoded by the coding sequence ATGGCGGGCGGCCTCGAACAGCTCGACGCGGTGCCGGGATTCTCGATCCCGGTCCACCGGGCGTTGACCGAGCATATTTTGCTCGGCGGCGCACCGCGCTCCATCGCCATCATGAACGGAACGCTCGCCGGGGCCGTGGGACTCGGCCTGCGCCTCTGGCTGGTCGGCATCGCCATATGGGCCATCGGCCATTTCGCAGCCGTGTGGGCGGCAAAGCGCGATCCCCAATTCGTCGAAGTCGGGCGGCGGCATCTGCGCATCCCCGGCCATTTGGCGGTGTGA
- the trbE gene encoding conjugal transfer protein TrbE, protein MMNLAEYRRTATRLADYLPWAALLGSGVVLNKDGSFQRTAKFRGPDLDSAVAAELVAVTGRINNAVRRLGSGWSIFVEAQRSEAATYPDSTFPDPASALVDAERKAGFEEAGTHFVSGYFLTFLWLPPAEEAARAETWLYEGREKTGVDPWELLRAFIDRTDRVLALLDGFMPECRWMDDGATLTYLHSTISTNRHRVRVPEVPMHLDALLADQPLTGGLEPRLGDAHLRVLTIVGFPTATTPGLLDEMNRLPFPYRWNTRAILLDKTDATRLLTKIRRQWFAKRKSIAAILKEVMTNEASALVDTDAANKALDADMALQELGADVAGMAYVTATVTVWDADPRIADEKLRLVEKIVQGRDFTAMPESVNAVDAWLGSLPGHAYANVRQPPISTLNLAHMIPLSAVWAGPERDEHFGDAPLLYARTEGSTPFRLSLHVGDVGHTLVVGPTGAGKSVLLALMALQFRRYAGSQVFAFDFGGSIRAASLAMGGDWHDLGGGLTEGAEASVSLQPLARIHDTYERAWAADWIAAILMREGVAITPEVKEYLWTALTSLASAPVEERTITGLAVLLQSNDLKQALRPFCVGGAYGRLLDAEAEHLGSADVQAFEIEGLVGTGAAPAALAYLFHRIGDRLDGRPTLLIIDEGWLALDDEGFAGQLREWLKTLRKKNASVIFATQSLSDIDGSNIAPAIIESCPTRLLLPNERAIEPQITAIYRRFGLNDRQIEILARATPKRDYYCQSRRGNRLFELGLSEVGLALCAASAKSDQTLIAQVVAEHGRDGFLAAWLRERGVDWAAELIPNLTNLADRPESAAPARLDTHPTQEILP, encoded by the coding sequence ATGATGAACCTTGCCGAATACCGCCGCACCGCCACCCGGCTCGCCGACTATCTGCCATGGGCCGCATTGCTCGGCTCGGGCGTCGTCTTGAACAAGGACGGTTCGTTCCAGCGCACCGCGAAGTTTCGCGGTCCCGATCTGGATTCCGCCGTCGCCGCCGAGCTGGTCGCCGTCACCGGCCGCATCAACAACGCCGTGCGCCGCCTCGGCTCCGGCTGGAGCATCTTTGTTGAGGCGCAGCGCAGCGAGGCCGCGACCTATCCCGACAGCACCTTTCCCGATCCCGCATCGGCGCTGGTCGATGCGGAGCGCAAAGCCGGGTTCGAGGAAGCAGGCACGCATTTCGTGTCGGGCTATTTCCTGACCTTCCTCTGGCTGCCCCCGGCCGAGGAAGCCGCCCGCGCCGAAACATGGCTCTACGAGGGCCGCGAGAAAACCGGCGTGGACCCGTGGGAGCTGCTGCGCGCCTTCATCGACCGCACCGACCGCGTGCTGGCTTTGCTCGACGGCTTCATGCCCGAGTGCCGTTGGATGGATGATGGCGCGACGCTGACCTACCTCCATTCCACCATCTCGACCAACCGGCATCGCGTGCGCGTGCCCGAGGTGCCCATGCACCTCGACGCGCTGCTCGCCGACCAGCCCTTGACCGGCGGGCTGGAGCCGCGCCTTGGCGACGCGCATCTGCGCGTCCTGACCATTGTGGGATTCCCGACCGCGACGACGCCGGGCCTGCTCGACGAAATGAACCGCCTGCCGTTCCCCTACAGGTGGAACACCCGCGCGATCCTGCTCGACAAGACGGACGCAACCCGACTGCTCACCAAGATCAGGCGGCAATGGTTCGCCAAGCGCAAGAGCATCGCGGCGATTCTCAAAGAGGTAATGACCAACGAGGCGTCCGCGCTTGTGGACACCGACGCGGCCAACAAGGCGCTCGACGCTGACATGGCGTTGCAGGAACTCGGCGCAGACGTGGCGGGCATGGCCTATGTCACGGCGACCGTCACCGTTTGGGATGCCGACCCGCGCATTGCCGACGAGAAGCTGCGCCTGGTCGAGAAGATCGTTCAGGGCCGCGACTTCACCGCCATGCCCGAGAGCGTCAACGCGGTTGACGCATGGCTCGGCAGTCTGCCCGGACACGCCTATGCCAATGTCCGGCAGCCGCCCATCAGCACTTTGAATCTCGCCCACATGATCCCGCTTTCGGCAGTGTGGGCGGGGCCGGAACGGGACGAGCATTTCGGCGACGCTCCATTGCTTTACGCTAGGACTGAAGGCTCCACCCCGTTCCGGCTAAGTCTCCATGTCGGCGATGTAGGTCATACCCTTGTCGTTGGCCCCACGGGGGCGGGCAAGAGCGTGTTGCTCGCCCTCATGGCTTTGCAGTTCCGGCGCTATGCAGGATCACAGGTGTTTGCCTTCGACTTCGGCGGCAGCATCCGTGCCGCGTCGCTCGCTATGGGCGGCGACTGGCACGACCTTGGCGGCGGGCTGACAGAAGGGGCCGAGGCGTCGGTTTCGCTCCAGCCGCTTGCCCGCATCCACGACACCTATGAACGCGCATGGGCGGCGGACTGGATCGCCGCCATCCTCATGCGCGAAGGCGTCGCCATCACGCCCGAGGTCAAGGAATATCTTTGGACGGCGCTAACTTCGCTCGCCTCGGCCCCGGTCGAGGAACGCACCATCACCGGCCTTGCGGTGCTGTTGCAATCCAATGATCTGAAACAGGCGCTCCGGCCGTTCTGCGTCGGCGGTGCCTATGGCCGGCTGCTCGACGCCGAAGCCGAACACCTCGGCTCGGCGGACGTGCAGGCGTTCGAGATCGAGGGACTTGTCGGGACCGGCGCGGCCCCGGCCGCGCTCGCCTATCTGTTCCATCGTATCGGCGACCGGCTCGACGGGCGACCAACGCTGCTCATCATAGATGAAGGCTGGCTTGCGCTCGACGATGAAGGTTTCGCCGGCCAGCTCCGCGAGTGGCTGAAAACGCTACGCAAGAAAAACGCCAGCGTCATCTTCGCCACGCAAAGCCTGTCCGACATTGACGGCAGCAACATCGCGCCCGCGATCATCGAGAGCTGCCCGACGCGGCTCTTGCTGCCGAACGAGCGGGCCATCGAACCGCAGATCACGGCCATTTATCGCCGCTTCGGCCTCAATGACCGCCAGATCGAAATCCTCGCAAGGGCCACGCCCAAACGGGATTACTATTGCCAAAGCCGCAGGGGCAATCGCCTGTTCGAGCTTGGCCTGTCCGAAGTCGGCCTCGCGCTCTGCGCCGCATCCGCCAAATCCGACCAGACGCTCATTGCGCAGGTCGTCGCCGAACACGGCCGCGACGGCTTCCTTGCTGCTTGGCTGCGCGAGCGCGGTGTCGATTGGGCGGCCGAGTTGATACCCAACCTCACCAATCTTGCCGACCGACCGGAATCCGCCGCGCCGGCTCGGCTCGATACCCACCCCACACAGGAGATTCTTCCATGA